One genomic segment of Rivularia sp. PCC 7116 includes these proteins:
- the sfsA gene encoding DNA/RNA nuclease SfsA, producing the protein MTDFIYRYPTLYPGTLVKRYKRFFADVELDSGEIVTAHCPNTGPMKGVYIPGNSVQLSKSDNPKRKLAYTWEMIQLHDNEPTWVGVNTGLPNKIIKIALQKYIFPELGKYDEVKSEVVYGQDRKSRVDFCLLPSQQEINLSNQIALTDNLEDTNSVATKNITLPKNDNRLIYLEVKNTTWTDKRLALFPDTETTRGQKHLRELMALLPSCRGVMLYFINRSDCTHFAPGDNADPLYGRLLRQAVSMGLEVLPCRFETTPEGVKYLGLAELQL; encoded by the coding sequence ATGACTGACTTTATCTACCGCTACCCAACTTTATATCCAGGAACTTTAGTAAAACGCTACAAGCGATTCTTCGCAGATGTAGAACTTGATTCTGGAGAAATTGTAACAGCCCACTGCCCAAATACTGGCCCCATGAAAGGTGTATATATCCCCGGAAACTCAGTACAGCTATCAAAATCTGACAACCCCAAACGTAAATTAGCTTACACCTGGGAAATGATTCAATTACACGATAACGAACCAACTTGGGTAGGTGTAAATACAGGTTTACCGAATAAAATTATTAAAATAGCTCTGCAAAAATATATTTTTCCAGAATTAGGAAAATACGACGAAGTTAAAAGCGAAGTTGTTTACGGGCAAGATAGAAAAAGCCGAGTAGATTTTTGTTTGCTTCCTTCTCAGCAAGAAATTAATTTATCAAATCAAATTGCGTTAACAGATAATTTAGAAGATACAAATTCTGTGGCGACAAAGAATATAACCTTACCAAAAAATGATAATCGTCTGATATATTTAGAAGTCAAAAATACAACTTGGACTGATAAAAGATTAGCTTTATTTCCCGATACCGAAACGACAAGAGGACAAAAGCATCTACGGGAATTAATGGCACTTTTACCCTCTTGTCGTGGAGTCATGTTGTATTTTATTAATCGTAGCGACTGCACCCATTTTGCACCCGGTGATAATGCCGACCCATTATATGGTAGATTATTACGTCAAGCTGTATCTATGGGATTAGAAGTATTGCCCTGTCGTTTTGAAACCACACCCGAAGGAGTTAAGTATTTAGGGTTAGCAGAATTACAGCTTTAA
- a CDS encoding radical SAM protein, translating to MHFIIKLSKLCNLRCNYCYEYTELANKEKMSLEKLEFFFQGLAEYIHLQPNPDEFKPHFILHGGEPLLLPPDYLRTFVQLQKKYLASQGIEYSNSVQSNLVNLPQRTIDLIQELNLHLGISFDVFGNQRVDIKGKDSQDKVLPNIQKLIDNEIPFGAITVLHRQNYNHALQTFDFYNQLNIDYRILPIFSLNSESDERVKNLALTPQEIIQVYQQVAKKQFASPSKIKIYPLYDYFTAASRYLTKQKIYEYNPAQREWALIINLNGDIYNDGEAYLPEGLMGNIFQQSLTEIFNSQEYQQVCKIRKQRAATCRKCPFDLTCNQLPIVEACPSERIYNQTGELICSIAKPMIEFMIREIEAVDTAQILLKSYSNVSNPMTAKVTLT from the coding sequence ATGCACTTTATTATTAAACTAAGTAAACTCTGCAACTTACGCTGCAACTACTGTTACGAATATACAGAACTGGCAAATAAAGAAAAGATGTCATTGGAGAAATTAGAATTCTTTTTCCAAGGTTTAGCTGAATATATTCATTTACAGCCCAATCCAGATGAGTTTAAACCTCATTTTATATTACATGGAGGCGAACCGCTGTTACTACCTCCTGACTATTTGCGTACTTTTGTTCAATTGCAAAAAAAATATCTTGCTTCTCAAGGAATTGAATATTCAAACTCGGTACAAAGTAATTTAGTTAATTTACCGCAACGTACTATTGACTTAATCCAAGAACTAAATTTACATTTGGGTATCTCGTTTGATGTTTTTGGCAATCAAAGAGTAGATATCAAAGGAAAAGATAGTCAAGATAAAGTATTGCCAAATATTCAGAAACTAATTGATAATGAAATTCCTTTTGGTGCAATTACTGTTTTGCATCGTCAAAACTACAATCATGCTTTACAGACTTTTGATTTTTACAATCAATTAAATATAGATTATCGTATCTTACCTATTTTTAGCCTTAATTCAGAAAGCGATGAAAGAGTTAAAAATCTTGCTCTAACTCCCCAAGAAATTATTCAAGTATATCAACAAGTAGCTAAAAAACAGTTTGCGTCTCCCAGTAAAATCAAAATTTATCCTCTCTACGATTACTTTACCGCCGCATCCCGATATTTAACAAAGCAAAAAATTTATGAATATAATCCAGCCCAAAGAGAATGGGCATTGATTATTAACCTTAACGGAGATATTTACAATGATGGTGAAGCTTATCTTCCCGAAGGTTTAATGGGAAATATTTTTCAACAGTCGCTAACAGAAATATTTAACTCTCAAGAATATCAGCAAGTTTGTAAGATTAGAAAACAACGCGCTGCTACTTGTCGTAAATGCCCATTTGATTTAACTTGCAATCAGTTACCAATTGTAGAGGCTTGCCCCAGCGAAAGAATTTACAATCAAACAGGCGAATTAATCTGCTCTATTGCTAAACCCATGATTGAATTTATGATTAGGGAAATTGAAGCAGTAGATACCGCTCAAATACTGTTGAAATCCTACAGTAATGTATCAAATCCCATGACTGCCAAGGTTACATTAACTTAA
- a CDS encoding class I SAM-dependent methyltransferase encodes MRNSIYSQLEAYLVSNAAIDWQTGSIPKCQIPIYSKGMQANEYFFSNPLWNKKYLDKTHRSLPFKQRWQAAMGSWDDKIVVDIGCGPGNVYATVGGSPKLLIGIDISLGALKLARNLGYTPILADAHHLPLIDGFADIVVLNATIHHCDDMQRVLAEAARILRPGGLLFTDEDPQVSAWQLKSFGLYIRNIRYPIYRAIKSKHYLPSEERIARWKSEVQNQIPGDGVTSELYHQVLQPLGFDINLYLHNYESGAEVLNGEIGKSSWRLRLSQWLSGINPNSPEAAQSIMCIARRN; translated from the coding sequence ATGAGAAACTCGATTTATTCGCAATTAGAAGCTTATTTAGTTTCTAATGCAGCTATAGATTGGCAAACAGGAAGCATTCCTAAATGTCAAATTCCTATTTATTCTAAAGGTATGCAAGCTAACGAATACTTTTTTAGCAATCCTTTATGGAATAAGAAATATTTAGACAAGACTCATCGCAGCTTACCCTTTAAACAACGCTGGCAAGCAGCAATGGGTAGTTGGGACGATAAAATAGTGGTAGACATTGGCTGCGGACCTGGTAATGTATATGCAACTGTAGGTGGCTCTCCAAAGTTGTTAATCGGTATTGATATTTCTTTAGGGGCTTTAAAGCTAGCTCGTAATCTTGGCTATACGCCAATTTTAGCTGATGCTCATCATCTACCATTGATTGATGGATTTGCCGATATAGTAGTTCTAAATGCAACAATTCACCATTGTGATGACATGCAGAGAGTTCTAGCAGAAGCTGCTCGTATATTACGTCCCGGTGGTTTACTATTTACTGATGAAGATCCTCAAGTTAGTGCTTGGCAGCTCAAAAGCTTTGGTTTATATATACGCAATATCCGTTATCCTATCTATCGAGCTATTAAGAGTAAACATTATTTACCATCAGAAGAAAGAATTGCTAGATGGAAATCTGAAGTTCAGAATCAGATTCCTGGAGATGGTGTAACTTCAGAACTGTATCACCAAGTTTTACAGCCGTTAGGATTTGATATAAACCTATATTTACATAACTACGAAAGTGGCGCTGAGGTTCTTAATGGTGAAATAGGTAAGTCATCTTGGAGATTAAGATTAAGCCAATGGTTATCAGGTATTAATCCCAATTCTCCAGAAGCAGCGCAATCTATTATGTGTATTGCCAGACGTAACTGA
- a CDS encoding GDSL-type esterase/lipase family protein translates to MSSIRIEAENYQDAIDSTIGNNGGEYRFEDVDIQSSRDIDGGYSLGWIDSGEWLTYNFTVPTSGEYRLVSRMASARDGNHSFTATLAGQQTNFNVDNTGGWWNWQNVESAKTFSLDAGSHEMRLDMLGSVFNINYLELIPVSSINNNSSNLIHGGTGNNSFYGSNGIDTITYDAASSSIVADLGKGKVIHNSTNSSMQPFKIMPLGDSNTEGWGSWDLGAYRDDLWKLFDNSNYNIDFVGPHKTGPSGFDRDNAGFSGWKIGEIDSAVDGWLNDAQPDMVLLMIGTNDILRDDNITQAPSRLNNLIDNITYQLPDTQLLVASIPPISRTESQKQQAITFNSHLPGIIDSKAAQGKNVSFVDVYSGLTADDLQDGVHPTVEGYSKIADTWYDAILEQNIPQDSSQDTISNIENIIGSNYDDVIIGSAGANVIQGGAGNDTLTGGGSSDTFVLGLGEGIDTITDFAVGEDSLQLSDNLSFQDITIIYGSGNGYNDTTIIYQDEALAVLTGMEAGSLSGSDFV, encoded by the coding sequence ATGAGTTCAATTCGTATTGAAGCGGAAAATTATCAGGATGCTATCGACAGCACTATTGGTAACAATGGTGGAGAATATCGCTTTGAGGATGTTGATATTCAATCAAGTAGGGATATCGATGGTGGTTATTCTCTGGGTTGGATTGATTCGGGTGAGTGGTTGACTTACAATTTTACTGTTCCGACATCGGGAGAATATCGCTTAGTTTCCCGTATGGCTTCGGCACGAGATGGCAATCACAGCTTTACAGCAACTCTGGCAGGGCAGCAAACAAATTTTAATGTGGATAATACTGGCGGCTGGTGGAATTGGCAAAATGTCGAGTCTGCCAAAACTTTCTCGTTGGATGCAGGTAGTCATGAAATGCGTCTGGATATGCTCGGAAGTGTTTTCAATATCAACTACCTTGAGTTAATCCCCGTGTCTTCAATAAATAACAATAGCAGTAATTTAATTCATGGAGGTACGGGTAATAATTCCTTTTACGGCAGCAACGGAATAGATACTATTACCTATGATGCAGCAAGTTCTAGCATTGTTGCAGATTTAGGTAAAGGCAAAGTAATCCATAATTCAACAAATTCTTCTATGCAACCGTTTAAAATAATGCCTCTGGGTGATTCCAATACAGAAGGTTGGGGAAGCTGGGATTTAGGTGCTTACCGCGATGATTTATGGAAGTTGTTTGACAACAGTAACTATAATATAGACTTTGTTGGTCCTCATAAAACAGGTCCTTCAGGCTTTGATAGAGATAATGCTGGATTCAGTGGATGGAAAATCGGTGAAATTGACAGTGCTGTAGATGGTTGGTTGAATGATGCTCAACCGGATATGGTGCTATTAATGATTGGTACTAACGACATACTTCGCGATGATAATATCACTCAAGCACCCAGTCGTCTCAACAATCTGATAGATAATATTACCTATCAATTACCAGACACTCAGCTTTTAGTGGCTTCCATTCCCCCAATTAGCCGCACCGAATCACAAAAACAGCAGGCTATAACATTTAATTCACATTTACCAGGCATTATTGATAGTAAAGCTGCTCAAGGTAAAAATGTCAGTTTCGTAGATGTATATAGTGGATTAACGGCAGATGACTTACAGGATGGAGTTCATCCCACTGTAGAAGGTTATAGCAAGATTGCCGATACTTGGTATGATGCAATTCTCGAACAAAACATTCCTCAAGATAGCTCCCAAGATACAATCAGCAACATCGAAAATATCATTGGTTCAAATTACGATGATGTAATTATAGGTAGCGCTGGTGCAAATGTAATTCAAGGTGGTGCTGGCAATGACACCTTAACCGGCGGCGGTAGTAGCGACACCTTTGTTTTAGGATTAGGAGAAGGAATTGATACTATCACCGATTTTGCAGTTGGTGAAGATTCTCTTCAACTATCAGATAATTTAAGTTTTCAAGATATTACCATTATTTATGGTTCCGGTAATGGCTACAACGACACCACGATTATCTATCAAGATGAAGCTTTAGCTGTATTAACTGGAATGGAAGCAGGTAGTCTTTCTGGCAGTGATTTTGTGTGA
- a CDS encoding tetratricopeptide repeat protein: protein MEQEFFDKGLEKAKQKDYAGAIEEFTKALQGNSEFVEAYYQRGLAYYDLGHVAQAVFDYDRVLKRDSYNVEAYYCRALARLALKNLPGALKDVNKVIEINSCKPGAYNLRGVIERKLGNIENAIANFKQAANLYLEQKDTENAKRCLEKVKQLQPRKQEVVLEKPQLQNTPLITEKDYFTSLLEKAEKGSTREAMEDLNWVLRADAQDGKAYCCRGVVYCKEGKYQQAIADFNTALQLNFHDAVVYRNRGKARLQMGDNQGAIADFNQALKIEPEDDLIYVARGNAYQAIGHYLGAIEDYNTALQMNPTSASAFYNRGLCNVRMEEIPQAINDFQQAASIYCEQEDWDNYKVVSQSLKKLSTPSAEVNEKNNYERLRYRLLRLVGGQWEIAQRLIEQARYYYPGMSEEWYIETVIHDLERDKGR, encoded by the coding sequence ATGGAACAAGAGTTTTTTGATAAGGGTTTAGAAAAGGCGAAGCAGAAAGACTATGCTGGCGCTATTGAAGAATTTACCAAAGCACTGCAAGGGAATTCTGAGTTTGTCGAAGCTTATTATCAACGAGGTTTAGCATACTACGATTTGGGACATGTAGCTCAAGCGGTTTTTGATTATGATCGGGTGTTAAAACGGGATTCTTATAATGTAGAGGCATATTATTGTCGTGCTTTAGCTCGGTTAGCGCTGAAGAATTTACCCGGTGCTTTAAAGGATGTAAATAAAGTTATTGAAATTAATTCTTGTAAACCTGGTGCTTACAATTTACGAGGTGTGATAGAGCGTAAATTGGGGAATATTGAAAATGCGATCGCTAATTTTAAGCAGGCTGCAAATTTATATTTGGAGCAGAAGGATACTGAAAACGCAAAGCGGTGTTTGGAGAAGGTGAAGCAGCTACAACCCCGGAAACAAGAGGTTGTTTTAGAGAAGCCGCAGTTACAAAATACACCGTTAATAACTGAGAAAGATTATTTTACGTCTTTATTAGAAAAGGCAGAGAAGGGAAGTACCCGCGAAGCGATGGAAGATTTGAATTGGGTGTTAAGAGCAGATGCTCAAGATGGGAAAGCTTACTGCTGTCGCGGGGTTGTGTATTGCAAAGAAGGTAAATATCAGCAAGCAATCGCAGATTTTAATACAGCGCTACAGTTGAATTTTCACGATGCTGTAGTTTATCGCAATCGCGGTAAAGCCCGGTTGCAGATGGGAGATAATCAAGGTGCGATAGCTGATTTTAATCAAGCTCTAAAAATAGAGCCGGAAGATGATTTAATTTATGTTGCTAGAGGTAATGCTTATCAAGCTATAGGTCATTATTTAGGTGCAATTGAAGATTATAATACAGCGCTACAGATGAATCCTACTAGTGCGAGTGCTTTTTACAATCGCGGTTTATGTAATGTGCGGATGGAAGAAATTCCCCAAGCAATTAATGATTTTCAACAGGCTGCAAGTATATATTGCGAACAGGAAGATTGGGATAATTATAAAGTAGTTTCCCAAAGTTTGAAAAAACTTAGTACTCCGTCTGCTGAAGTGAATGAGAAAAATAACTATGAAAGATTGCGCTATCGCTTGTTAAGATTAGTCGGTGGACAATGGGAAATTGCACAAAGATTAATCGAACAAGCCAGATATTATTATCCCGGTATGTCAGAGGAATGGTATATCGAAACGGTTATTCATGATTTAGAAAGGGATAAGGGTAGGTAA